The following nucleotide sequence is from Centropristis striata isolate RG_2023a ecotype Rhode Island chromosome 7, C.striata_1.0, whole genome shotgun sequence.
gtaaaattatataaatgatgTAAGTGTACTGTCATGAAACATATTAATCCTGGTGTTAATGTTGACATTTCTTACCAAATGcataaaaatcagtattttATAGTTTGGAATATGCCCTCTACTGAACCGTACAAGATCAATGCTGACAGAGTTGAGTGGTTTGAACTTATCTATGTCATCAAAGATAAAAAGCCACCCCCTCCTCAGCCCCTCGCCTTCTTTTAATATTTCTCAAAACTTGCAGCAGTAGGTGGAGTTAGACTCAGACTTTGGGGTGCAGTTACACATTAAACAATGTAAGAAACAATAAAGTTAATagttgctttcaaaataaaggataaatgttGCCTtagggatttttttaaattcctagtggatgtgtTCATTTAATGAGAAGCCTATTTGTGTCTGGGGGTAATTTTATTTACTTGTCTGTTGggatttaattgaaaaacacaaaataatgctATCATGTGCTCTCAAGCATGTAACGTTTGTTGAGCAGTTGTATAAACATCTTGTCTGTAATTTCGATGAATTATCTTCAGTTTATCCAAATATCCCCTGCAGTCAGTCAAACAATTCTGAATGAGACACAAACTGCCAAGCTTCAAAGCTTTTGACATTGGATTGTCCTGAGTAAGCCTCAGGGTTTACTTACATCAGCTTTTCAATCACTTtggaacgttttttttttttaaactctaatTGAACTTTTGTGAGGCTTTATACAGTGAGCATGGTGATAAAAATGTCTGATAGTTATACAGTGTGTCAGGAAAAAGTGCTTATACTGTTgtaagaaaatgaacaaaatattaaGAGTGGAGGACCATACAGTATTTTTTAGCCTTTAATGCTCTATAATGCCACAATTTCCTCTGCAATCTGTCTTTATCTGTCTTCTAGAGGAGGAGATCAGTCACATGAGGAGTGAACTCGAGAAGTATGGAATTCAAATGCCAGCTTTTAGTAAGATTGGAGGGATCCTGGCTAATGAGCTCTCAGTGGATGAAGCCGCCTGTAAGCCCTCTGACGTTCTAACTACATTTTGTGCTGTTTCCAAAAGTCCTTTTGGCTAACACTAAAATGTTCGCCCGCGCTCTGTTGTCCCCAGTGCACGCTGCCGTGATCGCCATCAACGAGGCGGTTGACCGAGGTCAGACGTCTGTGACAATGGGAGCCCTGAATAATCCGAACGCAATGCTGAGGAATATCCAGGAAGCTCTGGCCCAAGACTACCAGAACACACTGAGCCAGGCCAAGGCTCGTAAACAGGATCAGTCCTCAGGGAGGGTGAGAAGTTTAACAAACACTTCAGTGTCCTCGAATGATTCAGTGTAGGCTTGAGCTGTATCTACTTGGTATATGACAgtatttgtgtaaaaaataaatgtataaaaaaggaAGGCTGTGTGCAGTGTCACGTCTGAATTCAACCCGTGGTGGGAACAGGGTTGAAAAGCTGATGTTTAGCCTTCCGTGTCTGAAAAGTGGTGTCACAAAACTGAAATTACAAATCGAAAGAATATAAAACACTGAGATCAAATTTGAGTAATGCAAGTAATTTAAACTTGACCATTCTGAAATGATGTGCCTAGTACTGACAACTACAACAGTGAAGAGATATCCACACTGAGGTCTGAAAGGGGTTGCCTGCCCTGACTCAGTCCACTGGCCTTGCCAGCACATTCCAGCGGCTGCAGTGTCAGCTGTACTTCACCAAACACAAACCCTCCGCACCATGCGGCATCTCGCCTCCCATTctctttacaaacacaaacaggagcCATCCGTTTCCACTTTAATGGCTCAAGTGtgatatataaaatatgcaatttaatcagtatgaataaaacaatctgattaTTTTCATATGAAATATGCAATACGAAATGAATATCAAATATATACAGTTCATATTTAGTTTTCCTTTGTCTCCCTCATTTAGCGCTCCTCGATTGCTACTGAGGAAAGAGATGTTTATGAGGAGCTGCTGACTCACCAGGAGATCCAGGGCTGCATGGACCTTGTCAACAGTAAGGACTCCCGCATGACACATATATACTTCTTTTCCCCCAAATTCTGCCAAATGCATTCCTTTATGCACAGAAAAAACTCCTTGTCTACATGGATGCTTATGAAAACTGTGAAGTCTCACGTTAACTCACAAAAACATATCATCCCTGAATGACGTCTGTCTTTGTTATTCCTGTCTCCAGTCCAGGCAGCAGTAAGGCAGGTGAATCAGGCGGTGACGGCCCAGGATGAGACTGCTCTGTTGGCCGCACTCAGGCTCGAAGCTCTGGCACTGCTGGGCGTTCAGGAGTCAAACAGTTGCTGGTACCTGGAACATTTCACCACTTACTGCCAACATAAATCCAAGGTATACTAATTCGGAGCTCATTTGCTCAGTTGTGCACAATTCAGGACCTTGGGATCCAGAGAatatctgtttttctttccaaGAAGTTAGTTATTGTATGCCCCCTCAACAAAcgcaaataaatgaaatgatctAAGTCAGGcttgaaagaaaaacagagcagTACTTTGTCATCCTGAGAGCCatatttgaaaatgaaatataatataatgtgttGCTAACTTACAGGCCACAGTATTTATGAATTCGCTCATACTTAACTTATTTAAGTGGGTAATTGAAACAAATCACACACATCTGAAAGGCTTtctaaattcagtttttatctGGCAAGTAGACTGACTTCCTCTGTAAGTACTGCTGGGAGCACACAGCACTTAATTGGCCGAACAGATATAGTGTAGACACTGATGAAGAACTGTAGCTGTTGCTGTTGTGCTGCTTTCACTGCAGTTAAAACATTGTGTTTTCAAGAAAAACGCCCATCCACACCTTTTTTTAGAGAAAAACTAATCAGTACGTTGAGTTGGAATGGCCCCTACCAGGCACTTCATGGCCCTGCATTAACCatgttaaataatataataatctctCTCCTGTAGGATGGAGGGAAGGCTGTGCTGGTGGACAAAGAGGAGATTCAGAGAGTTGTCAGCTCTTGTAATGACTTTGCTGAGGCAGAGAAAAGAAGTAAGCACCTTTTCTTATTTTCCATAGATGTTTATTAACACATAATTATTGATCAGTTGAAAATCACATCTAGCAAGGTTTTCAAAGCCTACATGAAGACTCATTGCACGCTACAGTTCTTTATAAATCTTTTGATATGGGTTTTTCTAAAGGTGTTTCAGCCTGTGATTCTAAAGCATTTTAATACTGAAATGCCTTGCCTAAGGTTATCTGCATGACCTGACTATCTGGGATATTTACCTTCAGAACTCGAGGCAGTTGCAGCGATCAACACAGCCATTCGTCTTGGCAATGCAGCGGAGACGGTCGAAGAGCTGATGAACCCCGAAGCACAACTACCAATCGTCTACCAAACTGCTGCCAACCTCTATCAGGCTGAGCTTTTCAGTTTGCAGCTACAAGGGGGGCGGGTGAGACATCATGTTTGCAATTTTGCCTCTCTACTAATATAGATATGCTTACAGGTATAGGGAAGGTCACAGCTATACATAATGCTGGAGTTAAATGTCACTTCATGCTTGTGATTCAGACGTTTTTTGTGTATTAGTCTGGCTTGAGCCACGAGGAGCTGAGCGTAGCTGTGGAGATGCTGTCGGCTGTAGCTGTGCTGAATGAGGTGCTGGACACCAAAGACCCCCAGGCTGTGATCGAGCAGCTCACAGACTCTCCTCTGGGCTTCACCAACATGGACCAAGACAACCTCAACAGGTAAGAAGGCTGAGTTGTTCTGCAGCTAACCTTCGACCCGTAATCTCCCTGCTGTCTCGTCCTTTGATGGTGGTGGTGATTCTCTTCTCTTTTGTGAtcactgttttgttgttgctgcaaCTGTGGCGCTCACAAAGTTAGATTATGGCGGTTCAGACTGGATTTCAGAGCAACAACAGAATCGCATTAAAAAGTTAGAGGCGTTATGTCTTTATGTAGCTTATACAGTTGCAAGAATAGTGATGAGTGAATAGGGCctaagggttcacttacttgtTCCATCATCgctatgaatgtttaatggatgtgttcaataaaaacatgaaatattataattgtttgtgtggttttagGTGAAGCAcagtgtgtttgtctatacttgggacttagatgcagatcagatcacattttatgacaaactaatgcagaaaactaggtaatttcaaacggttcacatactttttcttgcaactgtagcTGCACTCCACTGTAGCTCTCTCTCCACTTTGTTGAACTTCTTCATGGACCTCTCCCTCAGGTATGCCGACACTCTCATCAAACTGCGAGGCGAGGCTCTTGCCAAGGGCCAAGAGTTCCTCACCTGGAATGATGTGCAAAAATGCATCGACACAGTCAACGTTCAGGTCCACGAGGAGCATGAACGTAAGAATCTCagacttcatgttttttttttctttaaagccaGTGGTTTCAAACcttagaaatgttttattttagatgTGGTCCCACaattaagtattttaaaaacaaaatgaaataccTTAACAGAAGTTTCAAATGgttcttgtctttttctttcaggCATCATAGCTATCGCTGAGATCAATGAGGCGCTTAACTCAGGTGACCATCAGCAGACACTTGCAGCGCTGCTCCTCCCTACAGCCAAGTTGACGGGAGTGAACCCAGCCACAGCCAAACACTACCATGATGTCCTACAATATACCAAACAACTCCTCTGCCAGGTAATGTGCCTTTTTAAATTGAGTCAAAAGGCTAAATGAGCAGGATTTGCCTGTTCATAATCAAAACAATAAAGGTTGGCCTCTCCTCCGCGGCTCAACAGCACCTACAGCACCAACTCCGAAAACAGTTgtctaaaatatgaataaaactaaatataataatgtgctaatcctttgtgacatttaTTCAGTTTAAAAGACAGTATAtcttatgttcaaactgatttacgattaataataattaataaactgTGTTTTAGAAAATTCCTACTCATTACGGCTTTTAATTTATTAGAGAGAACTCCAATTAGAGTTATTGGatttgcacagcagcttctTATCCCTGACATGGCTTAGTTTTACATTACTGCATCATTATAAATCTGAATAGCTTCATTTTGATTGAGATTTTCTGTACATATTATACATGTAATTACAACTTGAAGGGTAAGAGTAAATGTTTGTATAATTAACGGGTTTTGGTATTTAACTCTGACTTGTAACACGGCAAAGAGGAAAGATTATTGCTGTAATCATGGCTTGATGACTGGCTCATACAGGATTCACAGTCTTAATGTTCCCTTCATGATCCTTACTTTCCCTGAATTGATTTCACAGAGCCTGGTGTTGTTTTTCACAGAGACTGCAGTATCACATGTTAAATTCACATTGTCCAGTTTTGCAGTCTTTGTTTCTGGACTTGTGCTTCCCTGCTGGTTCCCAACAATGGTCCAGAAAGGAAAAGCTTTTTCTGTGCACACACATCCAGTCTCACGTCATAACAGTCTGCCTCTGAGATATCTTGGGGAGGGAGATGAACTGTAGTTCTGAGGCTGCCATCTTGGAAATGAGCATACACAGGAAGGGATCCAGACAACTGTGGAAACAGCAGAGACACACCGCTACTCTGTAGTATCCGTACAGTCTGTCGTCCCCCAAGGAAAACAGACGGATGTAGTGGGCGATGTGCAGGATGCCGCTAGgcaagaaacacacagcaaagaTGATGAAAACTATCGTGCTGACTCTGATAAACGGTTTCCAGTCACAACGGGATTGTCCCAGGTGGTACACCACTGACACATGTGCATAGATACAAATTAGGAAGGGCAACAGGAAGCCCAGACAAATCAGCATCAGTCTGTATGGGACAAGAGGAGAATGGGTTTTTTCTTCTACAGGAAGAACATCATGGCAGGTGGTGACTCCCAGCTGGGCCACCTGGTAGGTCTGCCTGACCAGGAGCTCAGGCACGATAGCTGCCCCGAATAAGAACCAGACAGCCAAGCAGGTCCACACCGCCAGTGAAGTCTTAGCCAGCCTTCTGTACAGAAACGGTCTGACCACAGCCAGGTAGCGCTTCAGACTGATGCATGCTATAGTTTGAGCCGAACTGTAAACATTGCCATAAAACAGAGCTGTGATAAGCCTGCAGGACATTTCCCCAAATATCCAGTCATTCCCGTTGAAGTGGTAGTGAACCCGCAGCGCCagggagagcagcagcagcaggtcggACAGGGCCAGGTTCAGGTAAAGGACGACTATGGAGAAGGACTTTGCTCTGAGTCTGAGGAAGGCCAGAATGTAGGCGTTAGAGGGGATACCCACCAGCATGGCCACGATATATGCTGAGGGTATGACCCTGGTGCTGAGGACCCCTGAGGTGAAGGCTGTCACTGGGTCCGCCAAGTTCACCTCCAGCTCTGGGTTTGGCAGCCGGATTGTATGGTTAAATTTGCTCAGACTCCCTTTGAAGGTTTTCGGGGCTGCAGGTGGAATATCTGTTTTGTTCCTGGTGCTTTGTcctgtaaatgtgtaaaaaataaataattatataataagtATTTAAGAAACTACAACAGTATTAGTAAATTACACTGTCTGTTATTGTCTGAAGACTTTCTAGTTATAtcgctttttatttttagaagaaACATTTCTATCATAACATGATACATTATTGAATATCTTTATTGCAATTAGAGCTGCAACTGGCAAAAAAATAACTGCAGTGTATTTTGAAAGTCAACTAatgtaaaagtaattttttatgcaaaaatggtaaaaatgctCTTAGCTTCTTAATATTTTTTGCTTACCTGGTTTCACaacatattaaactgaatatcattGGATTTTGGAcggaaaaaacaagacatttaaagacaaatgAATGGACATTTCTAGCTATTTTCTGACAGTTGAAATCATGGAAATGTTgtaagttgcagccctaattttattgtttttaattttgtttgtttgttttaatagctgtactaaaatatttaaatctattttttgtaactttaattTGTGTACTAAAAAActtctaaatttaaatatataattcagGACCCtggcttaaataaataatacatttatgctTTTGGTAAAGTCCTCTAGTGTTTTAATAAACTTACCGTCATGCTGAATGGTCTGCACTGCCATCAGACAGAGGAGTAGTCCTGGCACAAGGTCGGCCATATCACTCTGCAGTCTTTGTCCTGGAGTTTTTAAGGGGTTTCTTGTCTTCACCGGTCTTGTTGTTGCTTCTCTTCAGTAAATGCAACAGTTCTCCATCGGTGAAAtttgctgttttgcatctctgcaGCCCAACAGTAGTGTGTTCTTAAGCCTAGCTTCCCGTCAGTGTACGACTGTATATGGGGCGCTTGTCTGTTTGTACGGTTGAGTGAGCAGGTTTCCTGTCCAGGCTTGAAAACTGAAATTCCCTTCTGGCTACGTCAGTAACTGCCCACTGACTCACTGAGGTGGGAGGACACTGTTTATGGTTTATCAACAGCTGTGATCCATAAACAAAGTCCACTGATTACTTTCACAATAGGCTGTTTTCTTTCTATTGTGGTTTAGgttattgttattgtgttttggTAATAAAGGTGATTTTGGCCTTAGGGATCATTTGAGAGTTATGGTAATGTTGGTAAGCCTGGTGATGGAATTGAGGACTGTATTAGATTTTTTGGGCATATTGTAAGCCTAATActaatgtgtatttattatgtTAACTGAATAATGTGTTTAAGATGGTGCCCAATGATTAATTTCAGTGAAAGTTACCCAATATATACATGgcaaaaaaacttttctttttatttattttgtaccaGTTTAAGAAATTAAGTCACAGacaaaagcatgtttttttccatcacatAACTGCAGCAGCATGTCTCACTTTGCCACGATCTCAATACATGATGAGAAATCATTGGTCCGTGCAGATATAAACAAAAACGCTGCTTTTAGTGTGCGCAGTATGTTTTTAATGGCTACTTCCTTCCTGTTAGCCCTGTGGTCAGGGATACACCCCGGTCCCCACCAGAGTTTTCTAAAATTAGCCTGAGAACAAATGAAGAAGTCAGACTGAATAAACATTTGTGGTTGTTGTGATGTTTTATCGTCCGGGTCAGTTTTTTAGTACAAAGTGATGACTGAGTGGGGGCGAGGATATGTTTGTTGCATAATTATTGTCAACAACtcacattttttccttttccttagATCTTACCTCTGGACACAGGGGAAATGGTACTACTATCTATTATTTGCTGTTGCTCTAATAGCACAGGCTTGAGTAGTGTTGCTGTgaagtgctgctgctgtagagCAAAAATCTCCACAACCCTAACTTGATGAATTTGCATAATGCACTATAACTACAAGAATTTCTCACCTTGGATATTGAATGTTTTGACTAAAATTGCTTCAAAAAATCTATCATTTGATATCAAGTTAGTATTGTGCAGCGCTGCGTGAACAAAGCCTTGTGTGTCTGAGGTGCAGTTTGGTCTCCACCATCTAAAAAGAAGAGAGGTGACGTTGTGCTTTTAACCTGATTGTAGAGCTCTGGAGACGAGTCTGCAGTACTGTGGCTGGACCAAATCCAAGAGGCCATACACACAGCCAaccaggatgaagaggaggctcTCACATGTATGTACCCCGAGTTTAAATTTACTCTTCCATATCTTTCCTACTTCAACAATAGTTAATTCAGCTGCGGTTAATTCTTCTCTAATGATGGGTACATTGAGTGCTGGATTCTGATGGTTCATTATTTTCGGATCACAACACAACTCTGACAAACTAGGCTCATTAATGTTCTAAATGAATACTCACACAGTAGCTTGTTTCAGCTGGGTTTCATGCAAACAGCACCTCCTACTTATTTAATGTATTGCATGGTTGATGGTGCCAATgcaaagtttttatttaagtggaAACACTTGAATACGGTAAAAATTCTAGCTAATAGATGAAAAACTGTCGGTGTTGCATAAGTTGTGTTGTATGTGTGAGTTGTTATTATGTATGCCAGCGCCAAAGATACATTTCTATTTCATGCAAATTTAACGGACAATAAAGTAGCCTTAATCAGAATTTTGTCATTATTATGGGCCCTATATTGGTGTTTGATatcttttttacattacatgtcatttagcagacgcttttgtccaaagcgacttacaataagtctTTTAATCACCACATTGCTTGTTGTGAATTATTCCTGACTCACTAACAAGGTTGACTTGTTACTctgctatttttatatttgattcaACGACTCAACACTTCTTTGGTCCAATCTTGTTTACGTTGCTAGTGGCTGGAGCGGTCGCGGATATCAACAGGACGGTGGCCGAGGGGGACTCTCAGAACACGCTGCAGGCTTTGCAAGTTCCCAGTGCAGGACTGAGAGCGGTGCTCCCTGAATGTGCTGACACTTACCAGGCTGAACTGGCgcagagacaaacaaacagtgctACTGAAGGTAATGTGACTTACTTTACAAGTAGTACAAGAATGAAAGCTCAGTGTTTAAGGAGCTGATGCCTACACTGTGAGAAGCTACTGGATCTTCAGATTTGGGTTTTAATATGACACTCACCGTGTTTAAAGTGACTCTGTTTGCTTTCCTCCAGGCAGCACTGATGGTTTGTGGGTAAAACATTGCATCAAGGACAAATATGATTACTATTATAACCTGGAGACTGGACAGGGCACCTGGGAGGAACCTGAAGGATTTGAACACAATGCCGTACACCTCAGTAAAGAGGACATCCAGGTACCCGCTGCTGCGCTGCATAGTTCCACTGCTCCATTATGTAATCTTGTGTTAACATACTTACTGTTCATCTGAAGGTTAGATGATCTCTTCTTGGTTAAACAATGGATTCACTATTGTACTGACATAATATTCACActctagaagttttttttttttaaatcctgaaaAACTTCAAAACATGCTTTTTCCCCCCCCAAGAGCGTTGTCAGCTGTTTGACTGCAGAGTATAACCGGGAACAGTTATGGATGGCCAATGAGTCCTTAGTGACTCAGCTGCAGGCGAGGGTCAGAGGTTACCTGGTCAGGAAAAAGCATTCCCAGAGAATGGAGTATCTACGCCAGCAAGAACCACACGTCGTCAAATTGCAGGTCGTGTACGGCTATACTTTGAACTGTGAATACTAGTGATTTATGTAAGAAATCGATCAACTACACTGACCGCTAATGTAGCAGTAATAATTCAATAGAGATGGCCATACAAAAagattaatattttctttattaatccAAAATAAATTCTTGTTCCAGATTGTCCATAAATTACgatgaataaaaataagataataagGATAAACATGATAGAACTATTCCTTATTCACTTAATATTTATTCATCAGTCATTGCCTAAtagaataacaaaaaagtaaCATTGCACATGATATTGGAACCGTATGATTATTGTATATTTCTATGTTTGCATCACTTTTGAAGGAAACTCCAAACCAgagaaacatttatttagagcagcagcaacacattaTTAGAATTATTGACTATTCAAGTTCAATATATGCTGTTGTATCACTTGTAAACTTGTAAAcgtaaatatacatttttgatgATGCTTTTACCTCTTCTTGCAGGCCTGCTGGAAAGGTTACAAACAGAGAAAATTGTACAAAGACAGGATGAATTTGCTTCAGAAGAATGTTCATTCcgttgtcaaggtaaattattttccttttataaTATGAATCTATTTAAGCATACTTTGAATGACGAGACAACAATTAAGCGATgcaattttttcttgtaaataagaGCTTCATGACCAGTCTCAGGAAATCATCGGCCAATAACTGAAATAACCATCCTAGCTGGGATTTGAGAATatctattaaatacattttcatgtacCTAACAATATTAACATGGCTGCTGTGTTTTTAGCTCCAGTCTCTGGTGAAAATGTGGAAAGCCAAGCGTAAATACAATCAGAGGTTGCAGTTTTTCAAAGAGCACGTGAGTAACACTTTCGTCAATCCTTTGGGTTTGTGTCGTTGGTCCCATGTCGTATAAGACTCACTCTTATTTGTGTGTTTAGGAAAAAGAAATTGTGAAAATCCAGGCTTTCCTAAAGGCCAACAAAGCCAGAGATGACTACAGGACCCTAAGTAAGTCGAAAAAACATTTGACTGTCCTGCAGCTCAGGTTATAGTCTGGGATTTGGCATATGTGCATATTTCAGATTtggtttatgtttgtgttttcctgcttttaaACAATGCATCATAGCTGTTCATCTTTGACTCATACGCACATTACTtatgatttcttttaaaaatgtttcttcctTAGCTGGGGCCAAGGATCCTCCTCTGTCAGTGGTGCGTAAGTTTGTCCACCTGTTGGAGCAGAGCGCCCTGGACCTTCAGGAAGAGCAGGAAGTGACACGGCTGAGGGAAGAAGTGGTCACTAATATCCGCTCCAATCAGCAGATGGAGAAAGACTTGAACCTGATGGACATAAAGATTGGCCTGCTGGTGAAGAACAGGATCACTCTACAGGTTGGCAACCCTTCCTTTGTTTTGTACAGGGGAAGGAAAGGTAAACCATGATTCTGACTGATATTCATTGTTTGGTAATGGCACGTTTTTAGGTGAAGGTTCCTAACTCTGAACTGTAATTTAATTCCTGTCTTGTTTGGCTGCTTAACTCATGTGGTGTTTATTTCTTTGGGAAGGATGTTGTGTCCCAtagcaagaaaatgaagaacaagaaaaataaagcgAGTAAAGAGGACTTGACAATAGGAGACAGACTGGGAATCAAGGGTCTGAGTAAAGGCAAAAGAAGGCAACTGGAAGCCTACCAACATCTCTTTTACCTGCTGCAGGTGatacaaaaaatgtgttaaactaCAACTTGAAATCGAAGCAACTTACGCGGTACAATTAGTGTTCCAGCTgaggctgcagacacacacttaaTGCTGCTCCTTTTCCTTTCCCTCCTCTTCAGACCAACCCCCACTACCTGGCCAAGCTGATCTTCCAGATGCCCCAAAACAAGTCCACCAAGTTTATGGACACTGTGGTCTTCACCTTGTACAACTACGCCTCCAACCAGAGAGAGGAGTACCTGCTGCTCAAGCTCTTCAAGACGGCTCTGAAGGAGGAAATCGAGTGAGAACTGCAGCTTTAGTCATTATTGTGCCATTATCAGAAGTCACTATTGTACAGTAACACTATTGTAGTTatccattcatttattaataatttttagTTCTGTCATTCCAAACGTTTGGCCCATCCCTCATGGGCTTATAACCACTATTTTACACACATCTTCCGGTCTTGCATATACAAAACTTGTGGAAAAGGAAAgagaataaacataaacaaacaaaaacaatattccaGGTGAActgttaacataaaaaaaaacaattaaatacctACAGATGTTCTTGgtaaacagctttttttctcctctcctgtgcTCCTTTTCCAGATAAATCACTAATTAAtatgtttcattttatatgtgaaAATCCATCTCAGTCTTTGTGCATTAACCATATTTACAAACTCAAtatcaatttata
It contains:
- the iqgap2 gene encoding ras GTPase-activating-like protein IQGAP2 isoform X1; translated protein: MYHEETATLHKPRYGTIQDDERQSAEEMDERRRQNIAYEYLCHLEEAKRWMEACLEEDLPPTTELEEGLRNGVYLGKLANFFAPKMVSEKRIYDRDQARYKSKGLHFRHTDNTVQWLRAMESVGLPKIFYPETTDVYDRKNMPKVVYCIHALSLYLYKLGIAPQIQDLLGKVAFTEEEISHMRSELEKYGIQMPAFSKIGGILANELSVDEAALHAAVIAINEAVDRGQTSVTMGALNNPNAMLRNIQEALAQDYQNTLSQAKARKQDQSSGRRSSIATEERDVYEELLTHQEIQGCMDLVNIQAAVRQVNQAVTAQDETALLAALRLEALALLGVQESNSCWYLEHFTTYCQHKSKDGGKAVLVDKEEIQRVVSSCNDFAEAEKRKLEAVAAINTAIRLGNAAETVEELMNPEAQLPIVYQTAANLYQAELFSLQLQGGRSGLSHEELSVAVEMLSAVAVLNEVLDTKDPQAVIEQLTDSPLGFTNMDQDNLNRYADTLIKLRGEALAKGQEFLTWNDVQKCIDTVNVQVHEEHERIIAIAEINEALNSGDHQQTLAALLLPTAKLTGVNPATAKHYHDVLQYTKQLLCQILPLDTGEMSSGDESAVLWLDQIQEAIHTANQDEEEALTLAGAVADINRTVAEGDSQNTLQALQVPSAGLRAVLPECADTYQAELAQRQTNSATEGSTDGLWVKHCIKDKYDYYYNLETGQGTWEEPEGFEHNAVHLSKEDIQSVVSCLTAEYNREQLWMANESLVTQLQARVRGYLVRKKHSQRMEYLRQQEPHVVKLQACWKGYKQRKLYKDRMNLLQKNVHSVVKLQSLVKMWKAKRKYNQRLQFFKEHEKEIVKIQAFLKANKARDDYRTLTGAKDPPLSVVRKFVHLLEQSALDLQEEQEVTRLREEVVTNIRSNQQMEKDLNLMDIKIGLLVKNRITLQDVVSHSKKMKNKKNKASKEDLTIGDRLGIKGLSKGKRRQLEAYQHLFYLLQTNPHYLAKLIFQMPQNKSTKFMDTVVFTLYNYASNQREEYLLLKLFKTALKEEIDSKVDQIQDIVTGNPTVIKMVVSFNRGARGHNTLRQLLAPVVKDIIEDKSLGINTNPVDVYKAWVNQLETATGEASKLPYEVTPEQAMSHEEVRNRLEASSLALRSATDKVLNSIVSSLDNIPYGMRYIAKVLKNCLHEKFPDASEDELMKIVGNLLYYRYMNPAIVAPDGFDIIDMSAGGQLHVDQRRNLGSVAKMLQHAAANKLFEGENAHMTPMNNYISQTYEKFRTFFQSACDVPEPEEKFNIDEYSDMVTLSKPIIYISIDEIINTHSLLLEHLEAISPDRSDLLHELLQDLGDVPDVETFLGEGSVGPNDPNRESALSQLAKTEISLTLTSKFELLEGDDKDMKTLMTKTKKLIVDVVRIQPGETLPEILENPATVPQESEHTKIVERRAVQDAQTPEGLKSSPAVLEDSQLPLEQKKRKIQRNLRNLEQAGLVTERNKYQDLINDIAKDIRYQRRYRQRRKAELVKLQQTLTALNSKTAFYQDQMNYYDTYIKTCLDNLNRKNSRRSIKLDSKGENKGSKKWKPASLKYTGARLHEKGVILEIEGLQTNQFKNVMFDISPTEEVGDFEVKAKFMGVEMEKVQLHFQDLLQLQYEGVAVMKMFDRAKVNVNLLIFLLNKKFYGK